In Lates calcarifer isolate ASB-BC8 linkage group LG15, TLL_Latcal_v3, whole genome shotgun sequence, one genomic interval encodes:
- the sybu gene encoding syntabulin isoform X1, which yields MGPFQEYEEKKSPEKGSPRSRIPRLVLHPFRPKDKGSPLSDSPFSEEEGKECDISSDHSKRTISTNSFCSDDTGCPTSQSVSPSKTPSGSEQSAHGSPTLPERKTKVKRVRVMAEWSGEPRSAPRHKRELRSAMKARGKQEYRGSEADFSSSSSTGSLKTRESLISNSAGKKAPSRSRGTYIRPLPVFKPAGSPTANRDAELYAPYRTPPRAASSTNSSSCNSSPTSRRANLGRYHSCGDNHGIRPPNPEQYLTPLQQKEVAIRHLKTKLMESENRVHDRETEIEELKAQLSRMREDWIEEECHRVEAQLSLKEARKEIKQLRQVVETMKSSLMEKDKGIQKYFIDINIQNRKLESLLQSMELAQSGANLQEENTLDFICDSPDSGGKKMVGEEEGGMELGDQGAEAMADSGLLVNDEMANRADILEQVFMSTAVDFSQDSSGKLKAGAESGPGVSTLSEEEELIDKSTATTPALPNTVPTTVAISTSTFSQQTTEDKGIQTDTMPMSPDLQALLLQLLKFHGATVGDATLSASSSLLGFPNLPTSTTVNLHDTTPPPPSMPSRDHPESPDTSTDSGMWCSEPAQSRRFMEELDFGVGGEEPCLSPGLDAVGKRYWSNSFLVDLVAVAAPVLPTVAWLYSRHGVDGSSPVYNIAALIRGCCIMGLHSLRHVTHRPDA from the exons ATGGGACCATTCCAAGAATATGAG gaaaaaaagtcaCCCGAGAAAGGAAGCCCTCGCAGTCGCATCCCACGCTTGGTCCTCCATCCCTTCCGACCAAAAGACAAAGGATCACCTCTGTCTGACTCGCCTTTttcagaggaggagggcaaGGAGTGCGACATCAGCTCAGACCATTCCAAGAGAACCATCAGCACCAACAGCTTTTGCTCTG ATGACACCGGCTGCCCCACTAGTCAGTCTGTGTCCCCCTCCAAAACCCCGTCAGGCTCAGAGCAGAGTGCCCACGGCTCGCCGACGCTTCCCGAGCGCAAGACCAAAGTGAAGAGGGTGAGGGTGATGGCCGAGTGGAGCGGTGAACCACGGAGCGCACCGAGGCACAAGAGGGAGTTGAGGTCGGCCATGAAAGCCAGAGGTAAACAAGAATACAgag GTAGTGAGGCAGacttcagctcctccagcagcacAGGCAGTCTAAAGACCAGGGAGAGTCTCATTTCTAACTCCGCTGGAAAGAAAGCTCCCTCACGAAG TCGTGGCACATATATCAGACCACTCCCAGTGTTTAAGCCAGCGGGGAGCCCGACAGCCAACCGCGATGCAGAGCTCTATGCCCCCTACAGGACTCCTCCCAGAGCTGCCTCCtcaaccaacagcagcagctgcaactCCAGCCCCACCTCCAG AAGAGCGAACCTGGGCCGCTACCACTCATGTGGAGATAACCACGGCATTAGACCCCCAAACCCTGAACAGTACCTCACCCCTCTGCAGCAGAAGGAAGTGGCCATCAGACACCTGAAGACCAAACTGATGGAGTCTGAGAACAGAGTCCATGACAG agagacagagattgaAGAGCTTAAGGCCCAGCTCAGCAGAATGAGGGAAGACTGGATTGAAGAGGAGTGTCATCGGGTTGAGGCTCAGCTGTCCCTCAAAGAGGCCCGCAAAGAGATCAAACAGCTTCGTCAGGTGGTGGAGACCATGAAGAGCAGCCTGATGGAGAAGGATAAAGGAATACAGAAGTACTTCATTGATATCAACattcaaaacaggaagttggagTCCCTGCTGCAAAGCATGGAGCTTGCACAGAGTGGTGCCAACCTCCAAGAAGAAAACACCCTGGACTTCATCTGTGACAGTCCTGATAGTGGTGGGAAGAAGATGgtaggggaggaggagggtgggatgGAGCTAGGTGATCAAGGAGCAGAGGCGATGGCAGACAGTGGGCTGCTAGTAAATGACGAGATGGCTAACAGAGCGGACATTTTGGAGCAGGTCTTCATGTCCACTGCGGTAGACTTCAGTCAGGACTCTAGTGGCAAGCTGAAGGCTGGGGCAGAGTCTGGGCCTGGGGTGTCTACAttgtcagaggaggaagagttgaTTGATAAATCTACTGCAACCACACCAGCTCTACCAAATACAGTTCCCACCACCGTCGCCATCTCCACAAGTACATTCTCCCAGCAGACCACAGAAGATAAAGGAATCCAGACCGACACAATGCCCATGTCTCCAGACCTTCAGGCTCTGCTCCTCCAACTGCTGAAGTTCCACGGGGCTACAGTGGGGGATGCAACTCTATCAGCCTCCAGCAGTCTTCTGGGTTTCCCAAACCTGCCCACTTCCACCACTGTCAATCTCCATGACACAACACCTCCTCCACCCAGCATGCCCAGCCGTGATCACCCAGAGAGCCCCGACACTTCCACAGATTCTGGCATGTGGTGCTCAGAGCCTGCACAGAGCCGACGGTTCATGGAGGAGCTGGACTTTGGTGTCGGTGGCGAGGAACCTTGTTTGTCACCAGGACTGGATGCGGTTGGAAAACGGTACTGGAGCAACAGCTTCCTGGTGGATCTGGTCGCAGTAGCAGCCCCCGTGTTACCAACGGTGGCCTGGCTGTACTCACGACACGGTGTGGATGGAAGCTCTCCAGTGTACAACATAGCTGCTCTTATCAGGGGCTGCTGCATCATGGGATTGCACTCTCTCCGTCACGTCACTCACAGGCCAGATGCATAA
- the sybu gene encoding syntabulin isoform X4, which yields MGPFQEYEEKKSPEKGSPRSRIPRLVLHPFRPKDKGSPLSDSPFSEEEGKECDISSDHSKRTISTNSFCSGSEQSAHGSPTLPERKTKVKRVRVMAEWSGEPRSAPRHKRELRSAMKARGSEADFSSSSSTGSLKTRESLISNSAGKKAPSRSRGTYIRPLPVFKPAGSPTANRDAELYAPYRTPPRAASSTNSSSCNSSPTSRRANLGRYHSCGDNHGIRPPNPEQYLTPLQQKEVAIRHLKTKLMESENRVHDRETEIEELKAQLSRMREDWIEEECHRVEAQLSLKEARKEIKQLRQVVETMKSSLMEKDKGIQKYFIDINIQNRKLESLLQSMELAQSGANLQEENTLDFICDSPDSGGKKMVGEEEGGMELGDQGAEAMADSGLLVNDEMANRADILEQVFMSTAVDFSQDSSGKLKAGAESGPGVSTLSEEEELIDKSTATTPALPNTVPTTVAISTSTFSQQTTEDKGIQTDTMPMSPDLQALLLQLLKFHGATVGDATLSASSSLLGFPNLPTSTTVNLHDTTPPPPSMPSRDHPESPDTSTDSGMWCSEPAQSRRFMEELDFGVGGEEPCLSPGLDAVGKRYWSNSFLVDLVAVAAPVLPTVAWLYSRHGVDGSSPVYNIAALIRGCCIMGLHSLRHVTHRPDA from the exons ATGGGACCATTCCAAGAATATGAG gaaaaaaagtcaCCCGAGAAAGGAAGCCCTCGCAGTCGCATCCCACGCTTGGTCCTCCATCCCTTCCGACCAAAAGACAAAGGATCACCTCTGTCTGACTCGCCTTTttcagaggaggagggcaaGGAGTGCGACATCAGCTCAGACCATTCCAAGAGAACCATCAGCACCAACAGCTTTTGCTCTG GCTCAGAGCAGAGTGCCCACGGCTCGCCGACGCTTCCCGAGCGCAAGACCAAAGTGAAGAGGGTGAGGGTGATGGCCGAGTGGAGCGGTGAACCACGGAGCGCACCGAGGCACAAGAGGGAGTTGAGGTCGGCCATGAAAGCCAGAG GTAGTGAGGCAGacttcagctcctccagcagcacAGGCAGTCTAAAGACCAGGGAGAGTCTCATTTCTAACTCCGCTGGAAAGAAAGCTCCCTCACGAAG TCGTGGCACATATATCAGACCACTCCCAGTGTTTAAGCCAGCGGGGAGCCCGACAGCCAACCGCGATGCAGAGCTCTATGCCCCCTACAGGACTCCTCCCAGAGCTGCCTCCtcaaccaacagcagcagctgcaactCCAGCCCCACCTCCAG AAGAGCGAACCTGGGCCGCTACCACTCATGTGGAGATAACCACGGCATTAGACCCCCAAACCCTGAACAGTACCTCACCCCTCTGCAGCAGAAGGAAGTGGCCATCAGACACCTGAAGACCAAACTGATGGAGTCTGAGAACAGAGTCCATGACAG agagacagagattgaAGAGCTTAAGGCCCAGCTCAGCAGAATGAGGGAAGACTGGATTGAAGAGGAGTGTCATCGGGTTGAGGCTCAGCTGTCCCTCAAAGAGGCCCGCAAAGAGATCAAACAGCTTCGTCAGGTGGTGGAGACCATGAAGAGCAGCCTGATGGAGAAGGATAAAGGAATACAGAAGTACTTCATTGATATCAACattcaaaacaggaagttggagTCCCTGCTGCAAAGCATGGAGCTTGCACAGAGTGGTGCCAACCTCCAAGAAGAAAACACCCTGGACTTCATCTGTGACAGTCCTGATAGTGGTGGGAAGAAGATGgtaggggaggaggagggtgggatgGAGCTAGGTGATCAAGGAGCAGAGGCGATGGCAGACAGTGGGCTGCTAGTAAATGACGAGATGGCTAACAGAGCGGACATTTTGGAGCAGGTCTTCATGTCCACTGCGGTAGACTTCAGTCAGGACTCTAGTGGCAAGCTGAAGGCTGGGGCAGAGTCTGGGCCTGGGGTGTCTACAttgtcagaggaggaagagttgaTTGATAAATCTACTGCAACCACACCAGCTCTACCAAATACAGTTCCCACCACCGTCGCCATCTCCACAAGTACATTCTCCCAGCAGACCACAGAAGATAAAGGAATCCAGACCGACACAATGCCCATGTCTCCAGACCTTCAGGCTCTGCTCCTCCAACTGCTGAAGTTCCACGGGGCTACAGTGGGGGATGCAACTCTATCAGCCTCCAGCAGTCTTCTGGGTTTCCCAAACCTGCCCACTTCCACCACTGTCAATCTCCATGACACAACACCTCCTCCACCCAGCATGCCCAGCCGTGATCACCCAGAGAGCCCCGACACTTCCACAGATTCTGGCATGTGGTGCTCAGAGCCTGCACAGAGCCGACGGTTCATGGAGGAGCTGGACTTTGGTGTCGGTGGCGAGGAACCTTGTTTGTCACCAGGACTGGATGCGGTTGGAAAACGGTACTGGAGCAACAGCTTCCTGGTGGATCTGGTCGCAGTAGCAGCCCCCGTGTTACCAACGGTGGCCTGGCTGTACTCACGACACGGTGTGGATGGAAGCTCTCCAGTGTACAACATAGCTGCTCTTATCAGGGGCTGCTGCATCATGGGATTGCACTCTCTCCGTCACGTCACTCACAGGCCAGATGCATAA
- the sybu gene encoding syntabulin isoform X3: MGPFQEYEEKKSPEKGSPRSRIPRLVLHPFRPKDKGSPLSDSPFSEEEGKECDISSDHSKRTISTNSFCSGSEQSAHGSPTLPERKTKVKRVRVMAEWSGEPRSAPRHKRELRSAMKARGKQEYRGSEADFSSSSSTGSLKTRESLISNSAGKKAPSRSRGTYIRPLPVFKPAGSPTANRDAELYAPYRTPPRAASSTNSSSCNSSPTSRRANLGRYHSCGDNHGIRPPNPEQYLTPLQQKEVAIRHLKTKLMESENRVHDRETEIEELKAQLSRMREDWIEEECHRVEAQLSLKEARKEIKQLRQVVETMKSSLMEKDKGIQKYFIDINIQNRKLESLLQSMELAQSGANLQEENTLDFICDSPDSGGKKMVGEEEGGMELGDQGAEAMADSGLLVNDEMANRADILEQVFMSTAVDFSQDSSGKLKAGAESGPGVSTLSEEEELIDKSTATTPALPNTVPTTVAISTSTFSQQTTEDKGIQTDTMPMSPDLQALLLQLLKFHGATVGDATLSASSSLLGFPNLPTSTTVNLHDTTPPPPSMPSRDHPESPDTSTDSGMWCSEPAQSRRFMEELDFGVGGEEPCLSPGLDAVGKRYWSNSFLVDLVAVAAPVLPTVAWLYSRHGVDGSSPVYNIAALIRGCCIMGLHSLRHVTHRPDA, encoded by the exons ATGGGACCATTCCAAGAATATGAG gaaaaaaagtcaCCCGAGAAAGGAAGCCCTCGCAGTCGCATCCCACGCTTGGTCCTCCATCCCTTCCGACCAAAAGACAAAGGATCACCTCTGTCTGACTCGCCTTTttcagaggaggagggcaaGGAGTGCGACATCAGCTCAGACCATTCCAAGAGAACCATCAGCACCAACAGCTTTTGCTCTG GCTCAGAGCAGAGTGCCCACGGCTCGCCGACGCTTCCCGAGCGCAAGACCAAAGTGAAGAGGGTGAGGGTGATGGCCGAGTGGAGCGGTGAACCACGGAGCGCACCGAGGCACAAGAGGGAGTTGAGGTCGGCCATGAAAGCCAGAGGTAAACAAGAATACAgag GTAGTGAGGCAGacttcagctcctccagcagcacAGGCAGTCTAAAGACCAGGGAGAGTCTCATTTCTAACTCCGCTGGAAAGAAAGCTCCCTCACGAAG TCGTGGCACATATATCAGACCACTCCCAGTGTTTAAGCCAGCGGGGAGCCCGACAGCCAACCGCGATGCAGAGCTCTATGCCCCCTACAGGACTCCTCCCAGAGCTGCCTCCtcaaccaacagcagcagctgcaactCCAGCCCCACCTCCAG AAGAGCGAACCTGGGCCGCTACCACTCATGTGGAGATAACCACGGCATTAGACCCCCAAACCCTGAACAGTACCTCACCCCTCTGCAGCAGAAGGAAGTGGCCATCAGACACCTGAAGACCAAACTGATGGAGTCTGAGAACAGAGTCCATGACAG agagacagagattgaAGAGCTTAAGGCCCAGCTCAGCAGAATGAGGGAAGACTGGATTGAAGAGGAGTGTCATCGGGTTGAGGCTCAGCTGTCCCTCAAAGAGGCCCGCAAAGAGATCAAACAGCTTCGTCAGGTGGTGGAGACCATGAAGAGCAGCCTGATGGAGAAGGATAAAGGAATACAGAAGTACTTCATTGATATCAACattcaaaacaggaagttggagTCCCTGCTGCAAAGCATGGAGCTTGCACAGAGTGGTGCCAACCTCCAAGAAGAAAACACCCTGGACTTCATCTGTGACAGTCCTGATAGTGGTGGGAAGAAGATGgtaggggaggaggagggtgggatgGAGCTAGGTGATCAAGGAGCAGAGGCGATGGCAGACAGTGGGCTGCTAGTAAATGACGAGATGGCTAACAGAGCGGACATTTTGGAGCAGGTCTTCATGTCCACTGCGGTAGACTTCAGTCAGGACTCTAGTGGCAAGCTGAAGGCTGGGGCAGAGTCTGGGCCTGGGGTGTCTACAttgtcagaggaggaagagttgaTTGATAAATCTACTGCAACCACACCAGCTCTACCAAATACAGTTCCCACCACCGTCGCCATCTCCACAAGTACATTCTCCCAGCAGACCACAGAAGATAAAGGAATCCAGACCGACACAATGCCCATGTCTCCAGACCTTCAGGCTCTGCTCCTCCAACTGCTGAAGTTCCACGGGGCTACAGTGGGGGATGCAACTCTATCAGCCTCCAGCAGTCTTCTGGGTTTCCCAAACCTGCCCACTTCCACCACTGTCAATCTCCATGACACAACACCTCCTCCACCCAGCATGCCCAGCCGTGATCACCCAGAGAGCCCCGACACTTCCACAGATTCTGGCATGTGGTGCTCAGAGCCTGCACAGAGCCGACGGTTCATGGAGGAGCTGGACTTTGGTGTCGGTGGCGAGGAACCTTGTTTGTCACCAGGACTGGATGCGGTTGGAAAACGGTACTGGAGCAACAGCTTCCTGGTGGATCTGGTCGCAGTAGCAGCCCCCGTGTTACCAACGGTGGCCTGGCTGTACTCACGACACGGTGTGGATGGAAGCTCTCCAGTGTACAACATAGCTGCTCTTATCAGGGGCTGCTGCATCATGGGATTGCACTCTCTCCGTCACGTCACTCACAGGCCAGATGCATAA
- the sybu gene encoding syntabulin isoform X2 — protein MGPFQEYEEKKSPEKGSPRSRIPRLVLHPFRPKDKGSPLSDSPFSEEEGKECDISSDHSKRTISTNSFCSDDTGCPTSQSVSPSKTPSGSEQSAHGSPTLPERKTKVKRVRVMAEWSGEPRSAPRHKRELRSAMKARGSEADFSSSSSTGSLKTRESLISNSAGKKAPSRSRGTYIRPLPVFKPAGSPTANRDAELYAPYRTPPRAASSTNSSSCNSSPTSRRANLGRYHSCGDNHGIRPPNPEQYLTPLQQKEVAIRHLKTKLMESENRVHDRETEIEELKAQLSRMREDWIEEECHRVEAQLSLKEARKEIKQLRQVVETMKSSLMEKDKGIQKYFIDINIQNRKLESLLQSMELAQSGANLQEENTLDFICDSPDSGGKKMVGEEEGGMELGDQGAEAMADSGLLVNDEMANRADILEQVFMSTAVDFSQDSSGKLKAGAESGPGVSTLSEEEELIDKSTATTPALPNTVPTTVAISTSTFSQQTTEDKGIQTDTMPMSPDLQALLLQLLKFHGATVGDATLSASSSLLGFPNLPTSTTVNLHDTTPPPPSMPSRDHPESPDTSTDSGMWCSEPAQSRRFMEELDFGVGGEEPCLSPGLDAVGKRYWSNSFLVDLVAVAAPVLPTVAWLYSRHGVDGSSPVYNIAALIRGCCIMGLHSLRHVTHRPDA, from the exons ATGGGACCATTCCAAGAATATGAG gaaaaaaagtcaCCCGAGAAAGGAAGCCCTCGCAGTCGCATCCCACGCTTGGTCCTCCATCCCTTCCGACCAAAAGACAAAGGATCACCTCTGTCTGACTCGCCTTTttcagaggaggagggcaaGGAGTGCGACATCAGCTCAGACCATTCCAAGAGAACCATCAGCACCAACAGCTTTTGCTCTG ATGACACCGGCTGCCCCACTAGTCAGTCTGTGTCCCCCTCCAAAACCCCGTCAGGCTCAGAGCAGAGTGCCCACGGCTCGCCGACGCTTCCCGAGCGCAAGACCAAAGTGAAGAGGGTGAGGGTGATGGCCGAGTGGAGCGGTGAACCACGGAGCGCACCGAGGCACAAGAGGGAGTTGAGGTCGGCCATGAAAGCCAGAG GTAGTGAGGCAGacttcagctcctccagcagcacAGGCAGTCTAAAGACCAGGGAGAGTCTCATTTCTAACTCCGCTGGAAAGAAAGCTCCCTCACGAAG TCGTGGCACATATATCAGACCACTCCCAGTGTTTAAGCCAGCGGGGAGCCCGACAGCCAACCGCGATGCAGAGCTCTATGCCCCCTACAGGACTCCTCCCAGAGCTGCCTCCtcaaccaacagcagcagctgcaactCCAGCCCCACCTCCAG AAGAGCGAACCTGGGCCGCTACCACTCATGTGGAGATAACCACGGCATTAGACCCCCAAACCCTGAACAGTACCTCACCCCTCTGCAGCAGAAGGAAGTGGCCATCAGACACCTGAAGACCAAACTGATGGAGTCTGAGAACAGAGTCCATGACAG agagacagagattgaAGAGCTTAAGGCCCAGCTCAGCAGAATGAGGGAAGACTGGATTGAAGAGGAGTGTCATCGGGTTGAGGCTCAGCTGTCCCTCAAAGAGGCCCGCAAAGAGATCAAACAGCTTCGTCAGGTGGTGGAGACCATGAAGAGCAGCCTGATGGAGAAGGATAAAGGAATACAGAAGTACTTCATTGATATCAACattcaaaacaggaagttggagTCCCTGCTGCAAAGCATGGAGCTTGCACAGAGTGGTGCCAACCTCCAAGAAGAAAACACCCTGGACTTCATCTGTGACAGTCCTGATAGTGGTGGGAAGAAGATGgtaggggaggaggagggtgggatgGAGCTAGGTGATCAAGGAGCAGAGGCGATGGCAGACAGTGGGCTGCTAGTAAATGACGAGATGGCTAACAGAGCGGACATTTTGGAGCAGGTCTTCATGTCCACTGCGGTAGACTTCAGTCAGGACTCTAGTGGCAAGCTGAAGGCTGGGGCAGAGTCTGGGCCTGGGGTGTCTACAttgtcagaggaggaagagttgaTTGATAAATCTACTGCAACCACACCAGCTCTACCAAATACAGTTCCCACCACCGTCGCCATCTCCACAAGTACATTCTCCCAGCAGACCACAGAAGATAAAGGAATCCAGACCGACACAATGCCCATGTCTCCAGACCTTCAGGCTCTGCTCCTCCAACTGCTGAAGTTCCACGGGGCTACAGTGGGGGATGCAACTCTATCAGCCTCCAGCAGTCTTCTGGGTTTCCCAAACCTGCCCACTTCCACCACTGTCAATCTCCATGACACAACACCTCCTCCACCCAGCATGCCCAGCCGTGATCACCCAGAGAGCCCCGACACTTCCACAGATTCTGGCATGTGGTGCTCAGAGCCTGCACAGAGCCGACGGTTCATGGAGGAGCTGGACTTTGGTGTCGGTGGCGAGGAACCTTGTTTGTCACCAGGACTGGATGCGGTTGGAAAACGGTACTGGAGCAACAGCTTCCTGGTGGATCTGGTCGCAGTAGCAGCCCCCGTGTTACCAACGGTGGCCTGGCTGTACTCACGACACGGTGTGGATGGAAGCTCTCCAGTGTACAACATAGCTGCTCTTATCAGGGGCTGCTGCATCATGGGATTGCACTCTCTCCGTCACGTCACTCACAGGCCAGATGCATAA
- the sybu gene encoding syntabulin isoform X5, with protein sequence MVLFDGKRCYSGSEADFSSSSSTGSLKTRESLISNSAGKKAPSRSRGTYIRPLPVFKPAGSPTANRDAELYAPYRTPPRAASSTNSSSCNSSPTSRRANLGRYHSCGDNHGIRPPNPEQYLTPLQQKEVAIRHLKTKLMESENRVHDRETEIEELKAQLSRMREDWIEEECHRVEAQLSLKEARKEIKQLRQVVETMKSSLMEKDKGIQKYFIDINIQNRKLESLLQSMELAQSGANLQEENTLDFICDSPDSGGKKMVGEEEGGMELGDQGAEAMADSGLLVNDEMANRADILEQVFMSTAVDFSQDSSGKLKAGAESGPGVSTLSEEEELIDKSTATTPALPNTVPTTVAISTSTFSQQTTEDKGIQTDTMPMSPDLQALLLQLLKFHGATVGDATLSASSSLLGFPNLPTSTTVNLHDTTPPPPSMPSRDHPESPDTSTDSGMWCSEPAQSRRFMEELDFGVGGEEPCLSPGLDAVGKRYWSNSFLVDLVAVAAPVLPTVAWLYSRHGVDGSSPVYNIAALIRGCCIMGLHSLRHVTHRPDA encoded by the exons ATGGTTTTGTTTGATGGAAAGAGATGCTACTCAG GTAGTGAGGCAGacttcagctcctccagcagcacAGGCAGTCTAAAGACCAGGGAGAGTCTCATTTCTAACTCCGCTGGAAAGAAAGCTCCCTCACGAAG TCGTGGCACATATATCAGACCACTCCCAGTGTTTAAGCCAGCGGGGAGCCCGACAGCCAACCGCGATGCAGAGCTCTATGCCCCCTACAGGACTCCTCCCAGAGCTGCCTCCtcaaccaacagcagcagctgcaactCCAGCCCCACCTCCAG AAGAGCGAACCTGGGCCGCTACCACTCATGTGGAGATAACCACGGCATTAGACCCCCAAACCCTGAACAGTACCTCACCCCTCTGCAGCAGAAGGAAGTGGCCATCAGACACCTGAAGACCAAACTGATGGAGTCTGAGAACAGAGTCCATGACAG agagacagagattgaAGAGCTTAAGGCCCAGCTCAGCAGAATGAGGGAAGACTGGATTGAAGAGGAGTGTCATCGGGTTGAGGCTCAGCTGTCCCTCAAAGAGGCCCGCAAAGAGATCAAACAGCTTCGTCAGGTGGTGGAGACCATGAAGAGCAGCCTGATGGAGAAGGATAAAGGAATACAGAAGTACTTCATTGATATCAACattcaaaacaggaagttggagTCCCTGCTGCAAAGCATGGAGCTTGCACAGAGTGGTGCCAACCTCCAAGAAGAAAACACCCTGGACTTCATCTGTGACAGTCCTGATAGTGGTGGGAAGAAGATGgtaggggaggaggagggtgggatgGAGCTAGGTGATCAAGGAGCAGAGGCGATGGCAGACAGTGGGCTGCTAGTAAATGACGAGATGGCTAACAGAGCGGACATTTTGGAGCAGGTCTTCATGTCCACTGCGGTAGACTTCAGTCAGGACTCTAGTGGCAAGCTGAAGGCTGGGGCAGAGTCTGGGCCTGGGGTGTCTACAttgtcagaggaggaagagttgaTTGATAAATCTACTGCAACCACACCAGCTCTACCAAATACAGTTCCCACCACCGTCGCCATCTCCACAAGTACATTCTCCCAGCAGACCACAGAAGATAAAGGAATCCAGACCGACACAATGCCCATGTCTCCAGACCTTCAGGCTCTGCTCCTCCAACTGCTGAAGTTCCACGGGGCTACAGTGGGGGATGCAACTCTATCAGCCTCCAGCAGTCTTCTGGGTTTCCCAAACCTGCCCACTTCCACCACTGTCAATCTCCATGACACAACACCTCCTCCACCCAGCATGCCCAGCCGTGATCACCCAGAGAGCCCCGACACTTCCACAGATTCTGGCATGTGGTGCTCAGAGCCTGCACAGAGCCGACGGTTCATGGAGGAGCTGGACTTTGGTGTCGGTGGCGAGGAACCTTGTTTGTCACCAGGACTGGATGCGGTTGGAAAACGGTACTGGAGCAACAGCTTCCTGGTGGATCTGGTCGCAGTAGCAGCCCCCGTGTTACCAACGGTGGCCTGGCTGTACTCACGACACGGTGTGGATGGAAGCTCTCCAGTGTACAACATAGCTGCTCTTATCAGGGGCTGCTGCATCATGGGATTGCACTCTCTCCGTCACGTCACTCACAGGCCAGATGCATAA
- the ebag9 gene encoding receptor-binding cancer antigen expressed on SiSo cells — MAITQFRLFKICTCLASLLSFFKRLICRSGRGRKLSGDQITLPTTVDFSSSVPKQSAQPEIEEWSSWDEEAPTSIKIEGGNGNVSPPPNDVDQEPDYFKDMAPTIRKTQKIVLKKREPLNYLVPDGSAGFSSRLAASQDMMTFSPPSAELGEMDNWQEDTNAWEDESDAAWEAEEVLRQQKMAEREKRSMEQQRKKMEKEAQRMMKKEQKIAVKLS, encoded by the exons ATGGCCATCACTCAGTTCCGTCTCTTCAAGATCTGCACATGCCTAGCCAGcttactttctttctttaaaaggTTGATATGCAG GAGTGGAAGGGGGCGCAAGCTCAGTGGTGATCAAATAACCCTCCCAACAACAGTGGATTTTTCTTCATCAGTACCAAAACAG TCTGCACAGCCAGAGATTGAAGAATGGAGCTCTTGGGATGAAGAGGCCCCAACAAGTATTAAGATTGAAGGTGGCAACGGAAACGTTTCCCCTCCACCCAATGATGTGGACCAAGAGCCCGACTACTTCAAAGACATGGCTCCCACcatcaggaaaacacagaag ATAGTGTTGAAGAAGAGGGAGCCTTTGAACTACCTGGTGCCTGATGGCTCAGCAGGATTCTCCAGCAGACTGGCAGCCTCTCAGGATATGATGACCTTCAGCCCACCCTCT GCTGAGCTTGGAGAAATGGACAATTGGCAGGAGGACACAAATGCCTGGGAGGATGAGTCTGATGCTGCCTGGGAAGCAGAGGAGGTGCTCAG acaacagaagatggctgagagagaaaagcgGTCCATGGAGCAGCaaaggaagaagatggagaaagaggcTCAGAGAATGATGAAGAAGGAGCAGAAGATTGCCGTGAAGCTCTCGTAA